The Pelodiscus sinensis isolate JC-2024 chromosome 4, ASM4963464v1, whole genome shotgun sequence genomic sequence GGAAGCACTTGAGGGCCAGTTTTCCCTGCTGCAAAGCTAGTGATGCTGCAGTGCTCTTACCATAGAAGAGTCTCTGGGGCTCTTCAGTGACTCCACATGGCAACATGACATCCTGAGTGGAAGAGGATGGGCTGAGTGTTTGGGTTGCCTTGTCCTGCTGCTCAGCATGCCTGATACCTGGACCACAGCAGTGTGTGAGTGGGAACAGTTGAAACCTCCCCAGGAGGCAGCTGTACGATTGGTTCTGTGTGAAAATGCCAGTAGGAGTCATCTCACCAGGCTGACCTGTGAGTCCAAAGTCATCAGAGTGAAACACGTCATCGTCCAGCCCGTCCAGGCTAGAATAGTCTTCTTCCAGGTAGCTGGGGGGATCCATTGCTCCTGAAACAAATGAACgcctgtgaaaatggctaagaTA encodes the following:
- the BMF gene encoding bcl-2-modifying factor isoform X2, encoding MDPPSYLEEDYSSLDGLDDDVFHSDDFGLTGQPGEMTPTGIFTQNQSYSCLLGRFQLFPLTHCCGPGIRHAEQQDKATQTLSPSSSTQDVMLPCGVTEEPQRLFYGNAGYRLHEPPVGFALNPHLQEEPREGHQEARAEVQIARKLQCIADQFHRLHIQRARSVCCYGTERAMRLTAVQNRRGGLTEPGE
- the BMF gene encoding bcl-2-modifying factor isoform X1 — encoded protein: MDPPSYLEEDYSSLDGLDDDVFHSDDFGLTGQPGEMTPTGIFTQNQSYSCLLGRFQLFPLTHCCGPGIRHAEQQDKATQTLSPSSSTQDVMLPCGVTEEPQRLFYGNAGYRLHEPPVGFALNPHLQEEPREGHQEARAEVQIARKLQCIADQFHRLHIQRHQQNRNQVWWQILLFLHNLALNVEANRNHIGQR